From the Pangasianodon hypophthalmus isolate fPanHyp1 chromosome 17, fPanHyp1.pri, whole genome shotgun sequence genome, one window contains:
- the ripply3 gene encoding protein ripply3: protein MLPPGVGAKISPVHHTQASRWHPTGPGAQLTGCPVIWRPWTLTMSDTQPKKKATGSRQVSDMQGFHHPVRLFMPRSKIQDYLSHLGRKVLASFPVQATLHFYNDDSSSEEEDEDEDVDETETEFRVPVKRTT from the exons ATGCTCCCTCCTGGTGTAGGTGCAAAAATCTCACCTGTACATCATACACAAGCCAGCAGATGGCATCCAACAGGACCCGGTGCACAACTCACTGG ATGTCCAGTAATATGGAGACCATGGACTCTTACTATGTCAGACACTCAAcctaaaaaa aaAGCTACTGGATCCAGGCAGGTGTCTGACATGCAAGGCTTTCATCACCCAGTGAG GCTGTTCATGCCCAGATCTAAAATCCAGGACTATCTCTCTCATCTGGGGAGGAAAGTTCTGGCCAGCTTTCCCGTTCAAGCCACTCTACACTTCTATAATGATGACTCCAGCtctgaagaggaggatgaggatgaagatgtgGATGAAACAGAGACTGAGTTTAGGGTACCAGTAAAAAGGACCACATAA